In a genomic window of Salminus brasiliensis chromosome 12, fSalBra1.hap2, whole genome shotgun sequence:
- the LOC140573855 gene encoding uncharacterized protein isoform X8 — protein MKTLIICGVLLMFTGPALVSGLIAVGSDCISNQPCLFYGALGRPLYLQLPSESQLTLKKNSSGNTSDPILTFKNQTIRQNPPDPRWQFVTENRTMIISRAEKNHSGNYSLDTFDSGGTYRGKYQFQLIIEDSTTVTTPTSQKPTQSSKSDNGTSPTVSTSANQTRSQNTTTGRMQFNMLNTVLILLGSLTVFLIVISIIACYIYRKKQAQKNTVGSPQDGGELLYVQVNHKPKSGVESTGMTAQAQEESVEYASVVTQPKKKKKKQEDEVQYGEVVFKTPAKQQREQAEGQEECVYSQVQHKR, from the exons ATGAAAACGCTGATCATCTGTGGAGTCCTGCTGATGTTTACAGGACCTGCTCTGGTTTCTG GTCTGATTGCAGTAGGTTCTGACTGCATATCTAATCAGCCTTGTCTGTTTTATGGAGCTCTGGGACGTCCACTGTACCTGCAGCTGCCCTCTGAGTCTCAATTAACATTAAAGAAGAACAGCAGTGGAAATACTTCTGATCCTATTCTCACATTTAAAAACCAAACAATCAGACAAAACCCTCCAGATCCAAGATGGCAGTTTGTTACTGAGAACAGAACCATGATCATcagcagagcagagaagaaCCACTCAGGAAACTACAGTTTAGACACCTTTGATTCAGGAGGGACATACAGAGGCAAATATCAGTTCCAGCTGATTATTGAAG ACTCTACAACTGTGACCACTCCTACAAGTCAGAAGCCCACCCAGTCATCAAAATCAGACAATGGTACGAGTCCCACAGTATCCACTTCAGCGAACCAGACCCGCAGTCAAAATACCACAACAGGCAGAATGCAATTTAATATGCTGA ACACCGTTCTGATCCTGCTGGGCTCGTTAACTGTCTTCCTCATCGTGATTTCCATCATAGCGTGCTATATCTACAGGAAGAAACAAGCTCAGAAGAACACAG TAGGTTCACCTCAGGATGGTGGGGAACTATTGTATGTTCAAGTCAACCATAAGCCAAAAAGTGGGGTGGAGAGTACAGGCATGACAG CTCAAGCTCAGGAGGAGAGCGTGGAGTACGCCTCGGTCGTCACACAGcccaaaaagaagaagaaaaagcaggAGGATGAAGTTCAGTACGGTGAGGTGGTCTTCAAAACTCCTGCCAAACAGCAGAGAGAGCAGGCTGAGGggcaggaggagtgtgtgtactCGCAAGTTCAACACAAGCGGTGA
- the LOC140573855 gene encoding uncharacterized protein isoform X9, which yields MKTLIICGVLLMFTGPALVSGLIAVGSDCISNQPCLFYGALGRPLYLQLPSESQLTLKKNSSGNTSDPILTFKNQTIRQNPPDPRWQFVTENRTMIISRAEKNHSGNYSLDTFDSGGTYRGKYQFQLIIEDSTTVTTPTSQKPTQSSKSDNDTVLILLGSLTVFLIVISIIACYIYRKKQAQKNTVGSPQDGGELLYVQVNHKPKSGVESTGMTAQAQEESVEYASVVTQPKKKKKKQEDEVQYGEVVFKTPAKQQREQAEGQEECVYSQVQHKR from the exons ATGAAAACGCTGATCATCTGTGGAGTCCTGCTGATGTTTACAGGACCTGCTCTGGTTTCTG GTCTGATTGCAGTAGGTTCTGACTGCATATCTAATCAGCCTTGTCTGTTTTATGGAGCTCTGGGACGTCCACTGTACCTGCAGCTGCCCTCTGAGTCTCAATTAACATTAAAGAAGAACAGCAGTGGAAATACTTCTGATCCTATTCTCACATTTAAAAACCAAACAATCAGACAAAACCCTCCAGATCCAAGATGGCAGTTTGTTACTGAGAACAGAACCATGATCATcagcagagcagagaagaaCCACTCAGGAAACTACAGTTTAGACACCTTTGATTCAGGAGGGACATACAGAGGCAAATATCAGTTCCAGCTGATTATTGAAG ACTCTACAACTGTGACCACTCCTACAAGTCAGAAGCCCACCCAGTCATCAAAATCAGACAATG ACACCGTTCTGATCCTGCTGGGCTCGTTAACTGTCTTCCTCATCGTGATTTCCATCATAGCGTGCTATATCTACAGGAAGAAACAAGCTCAGAAGAACACAG TAGGTTCACCTCAGGATGGTGGGGAACTATTGTATGTTCAAGTCAACCATAAGCCAAAAAGTGGGGTGGAGAGTACAGGCATGACAG CTCAAGCTCAGGAGGAGAGCGTGGAGTACGCCTCGGTCGTCACACAGcccaaaaagaagaagaaaaagcaggAGGATGAAGTTCAGTACGGTGAGGTGGTCTTCAAAACTCCTGCCAAACAGCAGAGAGAGCAGGCTGAGGggcaggaggagtgtgtgtactCGCAAGTTCAACACAAGCGGTGA
- the LOC140573855 gene encoding uncharacterized protein isoform X1, producing the protein MKTLIICGVLLMFTGPALVSGLIAVGSDCISNQPCLFYGALGRPLYLQLPSESQLTLKKNSSGNTSDPILTFKNQTIRQNPPDPRWQFVTENRTMIISRAEKNHSGNYSLDTFDSGGTYRGKYQFQLIIEAEVSSVKITYSCWSSVNRRVSCSSNGDQLSFSWTLNVSPHEHQLTDGNRTLLLDKGSTGTISCSVKNHVSRGSQTIDLQECPDSTTVTTPTSQKPTQSSKSDNGTSPTVSTSANQTRSQNTTTGRMQFNMLNTVLILLGSLTVFLIVISIIACYIYRKKQAQKNTVGSPQDGGELLYVQVNHKPKSGVESTGMTAQAQEESVEYASVVTQPKKKKKKQEDEVQYGEVVFKTPAKQQREQAEGQEECVYSQVQHKR; encoded by the exons ATGAAAACGCTGATCATCTGTGGAGTCCTGCTGATGTTTACAGGACCTGCTCTGGTTTCTG GTCTGATTGCAGTAGGTTCTGACTGCATATCTAATCAGCCTTGTCTGTTTTATGGAGCTCTGGGACGTCCACTGTACCTGCAGCTGCCCTCTGAGTCTCAATTAACATTAAAGAAGAACAGCAGTGGAAATACTTCTGATCCTATTCTCACATTTAAAAACCAAACAATCAGACAAAACCCTCCAGATCCAAGATGGCAGTTTGTTACTGAGAACAGAACCATGATCATcagcagagcagagaagaaCCACTCAGGAAACTACAGTTTAGACACCTTTGATTCAGGAGGGACATACAGAGGCAAATATCAGTTCCAGCTGATTATTGAAG CGGAGGTGTCCTCAGTAAagatcacatacagctgctggtCCAGTGTGAACAGGAGAGTGTCCTGTTCCTCTaatggagatcagctcagcTTCAGCTGGACTCTCAATGTAAGCCCACATGAACACCAACTGACTGATGGGAACCGGACTCTCCTGCTGGATAAAGGCAGTACTGGAACAATCAGCTgctctgtaaagaaccatgttagcCGTGGAAGCCAAACTATTGATCTGCAGGAGTGTCCTG ACTCTACAACTGTGACCACTCCTACAAGTCAGAAGCCCACCCAGTCATCAAAATCAGACAATGGTACGAGTCCCACAGTATCCACTTCAGCGAACCAGACCCGCAGTCAAAATACCACAACAGGCAGAATGCAATTTAATATGCTGA ACACCGTTCTGATCCTGCTGGGCTCGTTAACTGTCTTCCTCATCGTGATTTCCATCATAGCGTGCTATATCTACAGGAAGAAACAAGCTCAGAAGAACACAG TAGGTTCACCTCAGGATGGTGGGGAACTATTGTATGTTCAAGTCAACCATAAGCCAAAAAGTGGGGTGGAGAGTACAGGCATGACAG CTCAAGCTCAGGAGGAGAGCGTGGAGTACGCCTCGGTCGTCACACAGcccaaaaagaagaagaaaaagcaggAGGATGAAGTTCAGTACGGTGAGGTGGTCTTCAAAACTCCTGCCAAACAGCAGAGAGAGCAGGCTGAGGggcaggaggagtgtgtgtactCGCAAGTTCAACACAAGCGGTGA
- the LOC140573855 gene encoding uncharacterized protein isoform X3 yields the protein MKTLIICGVLLMFTGPALVSGLIAVGSDCISNQPCLFYGALGRPLYLQLPSESQLTLKKNSSGNTSDPILTFKNQTIRQNPPDPRWQFVTENRTMIISRAEKNHSGNYSLDTFDSGGTYRGKYQFQLIIEAEVSSVKITYSCWSSVNRRVSCSSNGDQLSFSWTLNVSPHEHQLTDGNRTLLLDKGSTGTISCSVKNHVSRGSQTIDLQECPDSTTVTTPTSQKPTQSSKSDNGTSPTVSTSANQTRSQNTTTGRMQFNMLNTVLILLGSLTVFLIVISIIACYIYRKKQAQKNTGSPQDGGELLYVQVNHKPKSGVESTGMTAQAQEESVEYASVVTQPKKKKKKQEDEVQYGEVVFKTPAKQQREQAEGQEECVYSQVQHKR from the exons ATGAAAACGCTGATCATCTGTGGAGTCCTGCTGATGTTTACAGGACCTGCTCTGGTTTCTG GTCTGATTGCAGTAGGTTCTGACTGCATATCTAATCAGCCTTGTCTGTTTTATGGAGCTCTGGGACGTCCACTGTACCTGCAGCTGCCCTCTGAGTCTCAATTAACATTAAAGAAGAACAGCAGTGGAAATACTTCTGATCCTATTCTCACATTTAAAAACCAAACAATCAGACAAAACCCTCCAGATCCAAGATGGCAGTTTGTTACTGAGAACAGAACCATGATCATcagcagagcagagaagaaCCACTCAGGAAACTACAGTTTAGACACCTTTGATTCAGGAGGGACATACAGAGGCAAATATCAGTTCCAGCTGATTATTGAAG CGGAGGTGTCCTCAGTAAagatcacatacagctgctggtCCAGTGTGAACAGGAGAGTGTCCTGTTCCTCTaatggagatcagctcagcTTCAGCTGGACTCTCAATGTAAGCCCACATGAACACCAACTGACTGATGGGAACCGGACTCTCCTGCTGGATAAAGGCAGTACTGGAACAATCAGCTgctctgtaaagaaccatgttagcCGTGGAAGCCAAACTATTGATCTGCAGGAGTGTCCTG ACTCTACAACTGTGACCACTCCTACAAGTCAGAAGCCCACCCAGTCATCAAAATCAGACAATGGTACGAGTCCCACAGTATCCACTTCAGCGAACCAGACCCGCAGTCAAAATACCACAACAGGCAGAATGCAATTTAATATGCTGA ACACCGTTCTGATCCTGCTGGGCTCGTTAACTGTCTTCCTCATCGTGATTTCCATCATAGCGTGCTATATCTACAGGAAGAAACAAGCTCAGAAGAACACAG GTTCACCTCAGGATGGTGGGGAACTATTGTATGTTCAAGTCAACCATAAGCCAAAAAGTGGGGTGGAGAGTACAGGCATGACAG CTCAAGCTCAGGAGGAGAGCGTGGAGTACGCCTCGGTCGTCACACAGcccaaaaagaagaagaaaaagcaggAGGATGAAGTTCAGTACGGTGAGGTGGTCTTCAAAACTCCTGCCAAACAGCAGAGAGAGCAGGCTGAGGggcaggaggagtgtgtgtactCGCAAGTTCAACACAAGCGGTGA
- the LOC140573855 gene encoding uncharacterized protein isoform X4 translates to MKTLIICGVLLMFTGPALVSGLIAVGSDCISNQPCLFYGALGRPLYLQLPSESQLTLKKNSSGNTSDPILTFKNQTIRQNPPDPRWQFVTENRTMIISRAEKNHSGNYSLDTFDSGGTYRGKYQFQLIIEAEVSSVKITYSCWSSVNRRVSCSSNGDQLSFSWTLNVSPHEHQLTDGNRTLLLDKGSTGTISCSVKNHVSRGSQTIDLQECPDSTTVTTPTSQKPTQSSKSDNDTVLILLGSLTVFLIVISIIACYIYRKKQAQKNTVGSPQDGGELLYVQVNHKPKSGVESTGMTAQAQEESVEYASVVTQPKKKKKKQEDEVQYGEVVFKTPAKQQREQAEGQEECVYSQVQHKR, encoded by the exons ATGAAAACGCTGATCATCTGTGGAGTCCTGCTGATGTTTACAGGACCTGCTCTGGTTTCTG GTCTGATTGCAGTAGGTTCTGACTGCATATCTAATCAGCCTTGTCTGTTTTATGGAGCTCTGGGACGTCCACTGTACCTGCAGCTGCCCTCTGAGTCTCAATTAACATTAAAGAAGAACAGCAGTGGAAATACTTCTGATCCTATTCTCACATTTAAAAACCAAACAATCAGACAAAACCCTCCAGATCCAAGATGGCAGTTTGTTACTGAGAACAGAACCATGATCATcagcagagcagagaagaaCCACTCAGGAAACTACAGTTTAGACACCTTTGATTCAGGAGGGACATACAGAGGCAAATATCAGTTCCAGCTGATTATTGAAG CGGAGGTGTCCTCAGTAAagatcacatacagctgctggtCCAGTGTGAACAGGAGAGTGTCCTGTTCCTCTaatggagatcagctcagcTTCAGCTGGACTCTCAATGTAAGCCCACATGAACACCAACTGACTGATGGGAACCGGACTCTCCTGCTGGATAAAGGCAGTACTGGAACAATCAGCTgctctgtaaagaaccatgttagcCGTGGAAGCCAAACTATTGATCTGCAGGAGTGTCCTG ACTCTACAACTGTGACCACTCCTACAAGTCAGAAGCCCACCCAGTCATCAAAATCAGACAATG ACACCGTTCTGATCCTGCTGGGCTCGTTAACTGTCTTCCTCATCGTGATTTCCATCATAGCGTGCTATATCTACAGGAAGAAACAAGCTCAGAAGAACACAG TAGGTTCACCTCAGGATGGTGGGGAACTATTGTATGTTCAAGTCAACCATAAGCCAAAAAGTGGGGTGGAGAGTACAGGCATGACAG CTCAAGCTCAGGAGGAGAGCGTGGAGTACGCCTCGGTCGTCACACAGcccaaaaagaagaagaaaaagcaggAGGATGAAGTTCAGTACGGTGAGGTGGTCTTCAAAACTCCTGCCAAACAGCAGAGAGAGCAGGCTGAGGggcaggaggagtgtgtgtactCGCAAGTTCAACACAAGCGGTGA
- the LOC140573855 gene encoding natural killer cell receptor 2B4-like isoform X6, whose amino-acid sequence MKTLIICGVLLMFTGPALVSGLIAVGSDCISNQPCLFYGALGRPLYLQLPSESQLTLKKNSSGNTSDPILTFKNQTIRQNPPDPRWQFVTENRTMIISRAEKNHSGNYSLDTFDSGGTYRGKYQFQLIIEAEVSSVKITYSCWSSVNRRVSCSSNGDQLSFSWTLNVSPHEHQLTDGNRTLLLDKGSTGTISCSVKNHVSRGSQTIDLQECPDTVLILLGSLTVFLIVISIIACYIYRKKQAQKNTVGSPQDGGELLYVQVNHKPKSGVESTGMTAQAQEESVEYASVVTQPKKKKKKQEDEVQYGEVVFKTPAKQQREQAEGQEECVYSQVQHKR is encoded by the exons ATGAAAACGCTGATCATCTGTGGAGTCCTGCTGATGTTTACAGGACCTGCTCTGGTTTCTG GTCTGATTGCAGTAGGTTCTGACTGCATATCTAATCAGCCTTGTCTGTTTTATGGAGCTCTGGGACGTCCACTGTACCTGCAGCTGCCCTCTGAGTCTCAATTAACATTAAAGAAGAACAGCAGTGGAAATACTTCTGATCCTATTCTCACATTTAAAAACCAAACAATCAGACAAAACCCTCCAGATCCAAGATGGCAGTTTGTTACTGAGAACAGAACCATGATCATcagcagagcagagaagaaCCACTCAGGAAACTACAGTTTAGACACCTTTGATTCAGGAGGGACATACAGAGGCAAATATCAGTTCCAGCTGATTATTGAAG CGGAGGTGTCCTCAGTAAagatcacatacagctgctggtCCAGTGTGAACAGGAGAGTGTCCTGTTCCTCTaatggagatcagctcagcTTCAGCTGGACTCTCAATGTAAGCCCACATGAACACCAACTGACTGATGGGAACCGGACTCTCCTGCTGGATAAAGGCAGTACTGGAACAATCAGCTgctctgtaaagaaccatgttagcCGTGGAAGCCAAACTATTGATCTGCAGGAGTGTCCTG ACACCGTTCTGATCCTGCTGGGCTCGTTAACTGTCTTCCTCATCGTGATTTCCATCATAGCGTGCTATATCTACAGGAAGAAACAAGCTCAGAAGAACACAG TAGGTTCACCTCAGGATGGTGGGGAACTATTGTATGTTCAAGTCAACCATAAGCCAAAAAGTGGGGTGGAGAGTACAGGCATGACAG CTCAAGCTCAGGAGGAGAGCGTGGAGTACGCCTCGGTCGTCACACAGcccaaaaagaagaagaaaaagcaggAGGATGAAGTTCAGTACGGTGAGGTGGTCTTCAAAACTCCTGCCAAACAGCAGAGAGAGCAGGCTGAGGggcaggaggagtgtgtgtactCGCAAGTTCAACACAAGCGGTGA